Genomic window (Flavobacterium oreochromis):
GAAATATCTGTAAAACCCCAGCAATTTACCTACACCTCCTACGATGTAGAATCAGGCAGCACCCTACAAAGAGATAGCGCCTCAGCCCAATTACAAAACAAATTCAACCCCTACCAAGTAACCGCAATAAACGCCTCAAAAGACGTATTCCATAAAAAACCCAATAAACACTACAACTCAACGGGTATTAATAATAAAACAGACAGAGAACTACAAGAGGCCGTACGAAAACAAAAAGAACACAGAGAAAACCTGATGATCGTAAAAGGCAAAAGCAAAGATCCCGAACTTAAACAAGGCGTTCTAACCAAGCTGATTGACATTAACGACAGACCCATGGAAACCTACCGCATCATAGAAATCAACCATTTTCATAACGGAAAGGATTATTACAACGAATTTGTAGGAATCCCTGATATGTGGACCCCACCTTATTTTGACGACAACATCCATTCTAACTGCGAAGAACAAACCGCACGCGTAGTAGATAACAACGACCCTATGGGAATGGGTAGAGTACGCGTACAATTTCCTTGGCAAGAAAAAAAGAATCAAAAAACCCCGTGGATTCGCTTGATACAACCCCACTCAGGAGCTGGCAAAGGCTTTCATTTCATCCCTGAAATAGGCGAAGAAGTCCTTGTAGGATTTGAAAACGGCAATGCCGAAAAACCGTTTGTATTAGGGACTCATTACAACGGAAGCGAAACCAGCGGGTACCATACCCCAGGAAATGATCAAAAAGTCATTCATACCCGATCTGGCACAAAAATAATCCTAAACGATGCCCAAGGTTCCGTTTTTATAGAAGACCCAAGCGGCAATACCTGGACAATGGACGGGCAAGGGAATATCAATGTAAATGCGCCTAAAACTTTTTCAGTAAATTGTACAGATATGGAAGTAAATGTATCTAATAATTACACTACTACTGTGGGAGTAAACAAATCGACTAATGTAGGAATGAATCAAACCATTTCTGTAGGGGCTACATCAAGCGAAACTGTAACAGGCGCAAAAAGCTTGACGGTAGGATTGAGTATGCTTACTCATATTACAGGTAAATTGGATGAATATATAGGAGGCGATGTGCATAGTGAAACAAAAGGAGGTAAAAATATAGTTAATTCTGAAAAAGGTATTGTTATAAATTCTGAAGGAAGTATTGATAAGAATGCTAAAAAAGGAGTCAACGTTAATAGTGCCGAAAAAACTAAAAACCACTAATATGAGTAGGACACGAATTGTTGGCGGTAAAATCACTGAGATTGTAGGAGGTGATTATAAAATATACTCCGCTGAAAACATTGAAATAAATTCGCAAAAACATATTAGCATAAACGGTAATGAAAATGGTGTTACTTATGGAAATCCTAAAAAACCACCAACGCTAGATAAAATGACTACCGAGTGTGTTGTAGAATTTCGCACCAAACAGGATGGAACTTACACAGGACAATTTGGATTTGACTGGCTACGTGTAGATGATAATGGATTAACCACCGAAGCTAAATATGAAGATTGTATTGAAAATGGGTATGAAGCACCAAACGGTAAAGCACCTCGCAGAGACGCTAATACCGAATACGAATCTAAAGATGAGGCATTTAAAGCCTTAAAGAAAGAGTATCCTAAAATAAAGGTTGATATTGTTCCAAAACCTGCTGTTGCACCATTCACGAAAGATTATTTTGTGCCTTATTTAGCCTTATTCCCTAAGCCTTATAGTGATGCAGCAGTTGTGCCTACGGGAATGCCTAAACCTCCTTTTGAAGCAGAGCTTCGTACACTTGTAGAGGTGGGTGGTACAGATGCACCCGATCAAATACGGGTAGTTTTTAACAAAAACTATTTTGAGATTAATGGCAAAGATGGTAGTGATGCTAATCCAGTATTGATAAGCGATAAAGCCATAGGAGTAAAACGTGAAGCTACAGCAGACACCCTAAAGATAAAATGTATAGCAGAATTTGAAAACAAACAAGAAATTAATGTGTATGTCTATCCTAAGGGTTCTTTAGCAAAATCTATAGCCGAGCAACTTATGGAACGTAAACTTGCTGGTAGAATAATTGTTTTACCTAATAAAAATACAACTGGGCAACACGCGGTGAAAAATATTAAAGAGTTGAAAATGGTTTTTGTAAATGTTAGAACCAATTTAACGGGTACTTCTGTAACTGGGGCATTTACAAATTCTGAAAAAAAACGTTTATTTGGATCTTTATACCAATCATTAGTGTTACCAAAAATAGAAGATTATATTGCAAAAGATGTAAGTGGTAATATTTTAAAAGATTTATTAGGCAATGATATTAACTATTTAGATTTGTCTTCAGACGTTGATTTCAGTATTGGTGGTAAATTTGATTCTGGAGGAGTTTTTAATGAAGATTATAGGATTAATG
Coding sequences:
- a CDS encoding type VI secretion system Vgr family protein; amino-acid sequence: MENYNSDYGRLNHPDDLAKYAKLRTFKDYLTDKSDFLVYCTLSIEGKDFLEKSHFNLAFHQKTNDHDSFTLDTRADSLDNEEAYIMENSKSYLGKTLQIHLHRFGEIKQTFTGIITHLNLLKKDGYGRLYITGHAPTIMLEQGLESQSFENKTLGEIAQQIATDYPKTLNLITQNNNTQHVLPYTVQYNQTDYQFLKQLAIRYGEYLYYNGQSLVLGNKVGPKIIQLEEGADLVHASFEISVKPQQFTYTSYDVESGSTLQRDSASAQLQNKFNPYQVTAINASKDVFHKKPNKHYNSTGINNKTDRELQEAVRKQKEHRENLMIVKGKSKDPELKQGVLTKLIDINDRPMETYRIIEINHFHNGKDYYNEFVGIPDMWTPPYFDDNIHSNCEEQTARVVDNNDPMGMGRVRVQFPWQEKKNQKTPWIRLIQPHSGAGKGFHFIPEIGEEVLVGFENGNAEKPFVLGTHYNGSETSGYHTPGNDQKVIHTRSGTKIILNDAQGSVFIEDPSGNTWTMDGQGNINVNAPKTFSVNCTDMEVNVSNNYTTTVGVNKSTNVGMNQTISVGATSSETVTGAKSLTVGLSMLTHITGKLDEYIGGDVHSETKGGKNIVNSEKGIVINSEGSIDKNAKKGVNVNSAEKTKNH